Proteins co-encoded in one Brassica rapa cultivar Chiifu-401-42 chromosome A02, CAAS_Brap_v3.01, whole genome shotgun sequence genomic window:
- the LOC103850984 gene encoding probable galacturonosyltransferase 14 isoform X1, with protein sequence MQLHVSPSMRSITISSSSNEFTTSDLMKIKLAARHISYRTLFHTILILAFLLPFVFILTALVTLEGANKCSSIDCLGRRLGPRLLGRVDDSERLARDFYTILNEASTQEIPHGLKLPDSFRHLVSDIKNNHYDAKTFALVLRAMMEKFEQDIRESKFAELTNKHFAASSIPKGIHCLSLKLTDEYSSNAHARRQLPSPELLPLLLNNSYHHFILSTDNILAASVVVSSAVQSSSNPEKIVFHIITDKKTYAGMHSWFALNSVAPAIVEVKGVHQFDWLTKENVPVLEAAESHNGVRNYYHGNHVAGANLTETTPRRFASKLQSRSPKYISLLNHLRIYIPELFPNLDKVVFLDDDIVVQRDLAPLWDLDLGGKVNGAVETCRGEDEWVMSKRLRNYFNFSHPLIAKHLNPEECAWAYGMNVFDLKAWRKTNIRETYHSWLRENLRLNLAMWKLGTLPPALIAFKGHVHVIDSSWHMLGLGYQNKTNVETVRKAAVIHYNGQSKPWLEIGFEHLRPFWTKYVNYSNDFIRNCHILE encoded by the exons ATGCAGCTTCACGTATCGCCTAGCATGAGAAGCATCACGATATCGAGCAGCAGCAATGAGTTCACTACTTCTGACTTGATGAAGATCAAACTCGCAGCTCGCCACATCTCTTACCGCACTCTCTTCCACACCATCTTGATCCTCGCCTTCTTGTTGCCTTTTGTTTTCATCTTAACCGCTCTTGTTACCCTCGAAGGTGCCAACAAGTGCTCCTCCAttg ATTGTTTAGGGAGGCGGTTAGGTCCACGTCTTCTTGGTAGAGTAGATGATTCAGAG AGACTAGCTAGAGACTTCTATACAATCCTAAACGAAGCAAGCACTCAAGAGATTCCACATGGTTTAAAACTTCCAGATTCATTTCGCCATCTTGTTTCCGATATAAAGAACAACCACTACGATGCAAAAACCTTTGCTCTTGTCTTACGAGCCATG ATGGAGAAGTTCGAACAAGACATCAGAGAATCCAAATTCGCCGAACTCACGAACAAGCACTTCGCAGCGAGCTCCATCCCCAAAGGCATCCACTGTCTCTCTCTAAAACTCACAGACGAATACTCCTCCAACGCTCACGCTCGCCGTCAGCTCCCATCGCCAGAGCTTCTCCCTCTTCTCTTAAACAACTCTTACCACCATTTCATTCTCTCCACAGACAATATACTCGCTGCATCCGTCGTGGTCTCGTCCGCCGTGCAGTCATCTTCGAACCCGGAGAAAATCGTCTTTCACATCATCACAGACAAGAAAACGTACGCGGGTATGCATTCTTGGTTTGCTCTCAATAGTGTTGCGCCTGCTATTGTGGAAGTTAAAGGTGTTCATCAGTTTGACTGGCTGACAAAAGAGAATGTTCCGGTTCTGGAAGCTGCTGAGAGCCATAATGGTGTCAGGAACTATTACCATGGGAATCATGTCGCTGGGGCGAACCTTACTGAGACAACTCCGAGGAGATTTGCTTCGAAGTTGCAGTCTAGAAGtccaaaatatatatctttgcTCAATCATCTTAGGATATATATACCGGAG CTTTTCCCAAACTTGGACAAGGTGGTCTTCTTAGACGATGATATAGTTGTACAGAGAGACTTGGCTCCACTTTGGGACCTTGACCTTGGTGGTAAGGTCAATGGAGCAGTAGAAACCTGCCGGGGTGAAGATGAGTGGGTGATGTCAAAGCGTCTAAGGAACTACTTCAACTTCTCTCACCCGCTCATTGCAAAGCATTTAAACCCTGAAGAATGCGCTTGGGCGTATGGTATGAATGTCTTCGATCTAAAAGCTTGGAGGAAGACAAATATCAGAGAAACGTATCACTCTTGGCTTAGAGAG AATCTAAGGTTGAATCTGGCAATGTGGAAGCTTGGAACCTTGCCTCCTGCTCTAATCGCGTTTAAGGGTCATGTTCACGTAATAGACTCGTCATGGCATATGCTAGGATTAGGATATCAGAACAAGACCAACGTAGAGACTGTGAGGAAAGCTGCGGTGATACACTACAATGGGCAATCGAAGCCGTGGCTGGAGATTGGCTTTGAGCATCTCCGGCCGTTCTGGACAAAATATGTTAACTACTCCAATGATTTCATCAGGAACTGTCACATATTGGAGTAG
- the LOC103850984 gene encoding probable galacturonosyltransferase 14 isoform X3, which produces MELNLQIHPSLLDCLGRRLGPRLLGRVDDSERLARDFYTILNEASTQEIPHGLKLPDSFRHLVSDIKNNHYDAKTFALVLRAMMEKFEQDIRESKFAELTNKHFAASSIPKGIHCLSLKLTDEYSSNAHARRQLPSPELLPLLLNNSYHHFILSTDNILAASVVVSSAVQSSSNPEKIVFHIITDKKTYAGMHSWFALNSVAPAIVEVKGVHQFDWLTKENVPVLEAAESHNGVRNYYHGNHVAGANLTETTPRRFASKLQSRSPKYISLLNHLRIYIPELFPNLDKVVFLDDDIVVQRDLAPLWDLDLGGKVNGAVETCRGEDEWVMSKRLRNYFNFSHPLIAKHLNPEECAWAYGMNVFDLKAWRKTNIRETYHSWLRENLRLNLAMWKLGTLPPALIAFKGHVHVIDSSWHMLGLGYQNKTNVETVRKAAVIHYNGQSKPWLEIGFEHLRPFWTKYVNYSNDFIRNCHILE; this is translated from the exons ATGGAGTTGAATCTACAGATTCATCCCTCCTTACTAG ATTGTTTAGGGAGGCGGTTAGGTCCACGTCTTCTTGGTAGAGTAGATGATTCAGAG AGACTAGCTAGAGACTTCTATACAATCCTAAACGAAGCAAGCACTCAAGAGATTCCACATGGTTTAAAACTTCCAGATTCATTTCGCCATCTTGTTTCCGATATAAAGAACAACCACTACGATGCAAAAACCTTTGCTCTTGTCTTACGAGCCATG ATGGAGAAGTTCGAACAAGACATCAGAGAATCCAAATTCGCCGAACTCACGAACAAGCACTTCGCAGCGAGCTCCATCCCCAAAGGCATCCACTGTCTCTCTCTAAAACTCACAGACGAATACTCCTCCAACGCTCACGCTCGCCGTCAGCTCCCATCGCCAGAGCTTCTCCCTCTTCTCTTAAACAACTCTTACCACCATTTCATTCTCTCCACAGACAATATACTCGCTGCATCCGTCGTGGTCTCGTCCGCCGTGCAGTCATCTTCGAACCCGGAGAAAATCGTCTTTCACATCATCACAGACAAGAAAACGTACGCGGGTATGCATTCTTGGTTTGCTCTCAATAGTGTTGCGCCTGCTATTGTGGAAGTTAAAGGTGTTCATCAGTTTGACTGGCTGACAAAAGAGAATGTTCCGGTTCTGGAAGCTGCTGAGAGCCATAATGGTGTCAGGAACTATTACCATGGGAATCATGTCGCTGGGGCGAACCTTACTGAGACAACTCCGAGGAGATTTGCTTCGAAGTTGCAGTCTAGAAGtccaaaatatatatctttgcTCAATCATCTTAGGATATATATACCGGAG CTTTTCCCAAACTTGGACAAGGTGGTCTTCTTAGACGATGATATAGTTGTACAGAGAGACTTGGCTCCACTTTGGGACCTTGACCTTGGTGGTAAGGTCAATGGAGCAGTAGAAACCTGCCGGGGTGAAGATGAGTGGGTGATGTCAAAGCGTCTAAGGAACTACTTCAACTTCTCTCACCCGCTCATTGCAAAGCATTTAAACCCTGAAGAATGCGCTTGGGCGTATGGTATGAATGTCTTCGATCTAAAAGCTTGGAGGAAGACAAATATCAGAGAAACGTATCACTCTTGGCTTAGAGAG AATCTAAGGTTGAATCTGGCAATGTGGAAGCTTGGAACCTTGCCTCCTGCTCTAATCGCGTTTAAGGGTCATGTTCACGTAATAGACTCGTCATGGCATATGCTAGGATTAGGATATCAGAACAAGACCAACGTAGAGACTGTGAGGAAAGCTGCGGTGATACACTACAATGGGCAATCGAAGCCGTGGCTGGAGATTGGCTTTGAGCATCTCCGGCCGTTCTGGACAAAATATGTTAACTACTCCAATGATTTCATCAGGAACTGTCACATATTGGAGTAG
- the LOC103850984 gene encoding probable galacturonosyltransferase 14 isoform X4 — protein MWHLSMGLLVFNCLGRRLGPRLLGRVDDSERLARDFYTILNEASTQEIPHGLKLPDSFRHLVSDIKNNHYDAKTFALVLRAMMEKFEQDIRESKFAELTNKHFAASSIPKGIHCLSLKLTDEYSSNAHARRQLPSPELLPLLLNNSYHHFILSTDNILAASVVVSSAVQSSSNPEKIVFHIITDKKTYAGMHSWFALNSVAPAIVEVKGVHQFDWLTKENVPVLEAAESHNGVRNYYHGNHVAGANLTETTPRRFASKLQSRSPKYISLLNHLRIYIPELFPNLDKVVFLDDDIVVQRDLAPLWDLDLGGKVNGAVETCRGEDEWVMSKRLRNYFNFSHPLIAKHLNPEECAWAYGMNVFDLKAWRKTNIRETYHSWLRENLRLNLAMWKLGTLPPALIAFKGHVHVIDSSWHMLGLGYQNKTNVETVRKAAVIHYNGQSKPWLEIGFEHLRPFWTKYVNYSNDFIRNCHILE, from the exons ATGTGGCATTTGAGCATGGGACTTTTAGTGTTCA ATTGTTTAGGGAGGCGGTTAGGTCCACGTCTTCTTGGTAGAGTAGATGATTCAGAG AGACTAGCTAGAGACTTCTATACAATCCTAAACGAAGCAAGCACTCAAGAGATTCCACATGGTTTAAAACTTCCAGATTCATTTCGCCATCTTGTTTCCGATATAAAGAACAACCACTACGATGCAAAAACCTTTGCTCTTGTCTTACGAGCCATG ATGGAGAAGTTCGAACAAGACATCAGAGAATCCAAATTCGCCGAACTCACGAACAAGCACTTCGCAGCGAGCTCCATCCCCAAAGGCATCCACTGTCTCTCTCTAAAACTCACAGACGAATACTCCTCCAACGCTCACGCTCGCCGTCAGCTCCCATCGCCAGAGCTTCTCCCTCTTCTCTTAAACAACTCTTACCACCATTTCATTCTCTCCACAGACAATATACTCGCTGCATCCGTCGTGGTCTCGTCCGCCGTGCAGTCATCTTCGAACCCGGAGAAAATCGTCTTTCACATCATCACAGACAAGAAAACGTACGCGGGTATGCATTCTTGGTTTGCTCTCAATAGTGTTGCGCCTGCTATTGTGGAAGTTAAAGGTGTTCATCAGTTTGACTGGCTGACAAAAGAGAATGTTCCGGTTCTGGAAGCTGCTGAGAGCCATAATGGTGTCAGGAACTATTACCATGGGAATCATGTCGCTGGGGCGAACCTTACTGAGACAACTCCGAGGAGATTTGCTTCGAAGTTGCAGTCTAGAAGtccaaaatatatatctttgcTCAATCATCTTAGGATATATATACCGGAG CTTTTCCCAAACTTGGACAAGGTGGTCTTCTTAGACGATGATATAGTTGTACAGAGAGACTTGGCTCCACTTTGGGACCTTGACCTTGGTGGTAAGGTCAATGGAGCAGTAGAAACCTGCCGGGGTGAAGATGAGTGGGTGATGTCAAAGCGTCTAAGGAACTACTTCAACTTCTCTCACCCGCTCATTGCAAAGCATTTAAACCCTGAAGAATGCGCTTGGGCGTATGGTATGAATGTCTTCGATCTAAAAGCTTGGAGGAAGACAAATATCAGAGAAACGTATCACTCTTGGCTTAGAGAG AATCTAAGGTTGAATCTGGCAATGTGGAAGCTTGGAACCTTGCCTCCTGCTCTAATCGCGTTTAAGGGTCATGTTCACGTAATAGACTCGTCATGGCATATGCTAGGATTAGGATATCAGAACAAGACCAACGTAGAGACTGTGAGGAAAGCTGCGGTGATACACTACAATGGGCAATCGAAGCCGTGGCTGGAGATTGGCTTTGAGCATCTCCGGCCGTTCTGGACAAAATATGTTAACTACTCCAATGATTTCATCAGGAACTGTCACATATTGGAGTAG
- the LOC103850984 gene encoding probable galacturonosyltransferase 14 isoform X2 translates to MQLHVSPSMRSITISSSSNEFTTSDLMKIKLAARHISYRTLFHTILILAFLLPFVFILTALVTLEDCLGRRLGPRLLGRVDDSERLARDFYTILNEASTQEIPHGLKLPDSFRHLVSDIKNNHYDAKTFALVLRAMMEKFEQDIRESKFAELTNKHFAASSIPKGIHCLSLKLTDEYSSNAHARRQLPSPELLPLLLNNSYHHFILSTDNILAASVVVSSAVQSSSNPEKIVFHIITDKKTYAGMHSWFALNSVAPAIVEVKGVHQFDWLTKENVPVLEAAESHNGVRNYYHGNHVAGANLTETTPRRFASKLQSRSPKYISLLNHLRIYIPELFPNLDKVVFLDDDIVVQRDLAPLWDLDLGGKVNGAVETCRGEDEWVMSKRLRNYFNFSHPLIAKHLNPEECAWAYGMNVFDLKAWRKTNIRETYHSWLRENLRLNLAMWKLGTLPPALIAFKGHVHVIDSSWHMLGLGYQNKTNVETVRKAAVIHYNGQSKPWLEIGFEHLRPFWTKYVNYSNDFIRNCHILE, encoded by the exons ATGCAGCTTCACGTATCGCCTAGCATGAGAAGCATCACGATATCGAGCAGCAGCAATGAGTTCACTACTTCTGACTTGATGAAGATCAAACTCGCAGCTCGCCACATCTCTTACCGCACTCTCTTCCACACCATCTTGATCCTCGCCTTCTTGTTGCCTTTTGTTTTCATCTTAACCGCTCTTGTTACCCTCGAAG ATTGTTTAGGGAGGCGGTTAGGTCCACGTCTTCTTGGTAGAGTAGATGATTCAGAG AGACTAGCTAGAGACTTCTATACAATCCTAAACGAAGCAAGCACTCAAGAGATTCCACATGGTTTAAAACTTCCAGATTCATTTCGCCATCTTGTTTCCGATATAAAGAACAACCACTACGATGCAAAAACCTTTGCTCTTGTCTTACGAGCCATG ATGGAGAAGTTCGAACAAGACATCAGAGAATCCAAATTCGCCGAACTCACGAACAAGCACTTCGCAGCGAGCTCCATCCCCAAAGGCATCCACTGTCTCTCTCTAAAACTCACAGACGAATACTCCTCCAACGCTCACGCTCGCCGTCAGCTCCCATCGCCAGAGCTTCTCCCTCTTCTCTTAAACAACTCTTACCACCATTTCATTCTCTCCACAGACAATATACTCGCTGCATCCGTCGTGGTCTCGTCCGCCGTGCAGTCATCTTCGAACCCGGAGAAAATCGTCTTTCACATCATCACAGACAAGAAAACGTACGCGGGTATGCATTCTTGGTTTGCTCTCAATAGTGTTGCGCCTGCTATTGTGGAAGTTAAAGGTGTTCATCAGTTTGACTGGCTGACAAAAGAGAATGTTCCGGTTCTGGAAGCTGCTGAGAGCCATAATGGTGTCAGGAACTATTACCATGGGAATCATGTCGCTGGGGCGAACCTTACTGAGACAACTCCGAGGAGATTTGCTTCGAAGTTGCAGTCTAGAAGtccaaaatatatatctttgcTCAATCATCTTAGGATATATATACCGGAG CTTTTCCCAAACTTGGACAAGGTGGTCTTCTTAGACGATGATATAGTTGTACAGAGAGACTTGGCTCCACTTTGGGACCTTGACCTTGGTGGTAAGGTCAATGGAGCAGTAGAAACCTGCCGGGGTGAAGATGAGTGGGTGATGTCAAAGCGTCTAAGGAACTACTTCAACTTCTCTCACCCGCTCATTGCAAAGCATTTAAACCCTGAAGAATGCGCTTGGGCGTATGGTATGAATGTCTTCGATCTAAAAGCTTGGAGGAAGACAAATATCAGAGAAACGTATCACTCTTGGCTTAGAGAG AATCTAAGGTTGAATCTGGCAATGTGGAAGCTTGGAACCTTGCCTCCTGCTCTAATCGCGTTTAAGGGTCATGTTCACGTAATAGACTCGTCATGGCATATGCTAGGATTAGGATATCAGAACAAGACCAACGTAGAGACTGTGAGGAAAGCTGCGGTGATACACTACAATGGGCAATCGAAGCCGTGGCTGGAGATTGGCTTTGAGCATCTCCGGCCGTTCTGGACAAAATATGTTAACTACTCCAATGATTTCATCAGGAACTGTCACATATTGGAGTAG
- the LOC103850986 gene encoding UDP-glucose 6-dehydrogenase 3 translates to MVKICCIGAGYVGGPTMAVIALKCPSVEVAVVDISVPRITAWNSDQLPIYEPGLDDVVKQCRGKNLFFSTDVEKHVREADIVFVSVNTPTKTRGLGAGKAADLTYWESAARMIADVSVSDKIVVEKSTVPVKTAEAIEKILTHNSKGIKFQILSNPEFLAEGTAIEDLFKPDRVLIGGRETPEGFAAVKALKDIYSQWVPEERILTTNLWSAELSKLAANAFLAQRISSVNAMSALCEATGANVTEVSYAVGKDSRIGPKFLNSSVGFGGSCFQKDILNLVYICECNGLPEVAEYWKQVIKINDYQKTRFVNRIVSSMFNTVSNKKIAVLGFAFKKDTGDTRETPAIDVCKGLIGDKARISIYDPQVTEEQIQRDLTMNKFDWDHPLHLQPMSPTTVKQVSVAWDAYAATKDAHGICILTEWDEFKKLDYEKIFENMQKPAFVFDGRNVVDAEKLRKIGFIVYSIGKPLDQWLKDMPALA, encoded by the coding sequence atggtgaaGATATGCTGCATTGGAGCTGGATACGTCGGTGGTCCAACCATGGCCGTCATTGCACTAAAATGCCCATCCGTTGAAGTAGCTGTCGTCGACATCTCCGTCCCAAGAATCACCGCCTGGAACAGCGACCAGCTCCCCATCTACGAGCCCGGTCTCGACGACGTCGTCAAACAGTGCCGCGGAAAAAACCTCTTCTTCAGCACCGACGTTGAGAAACACGTCAGAGAGGCCGACATTGTCTTCGTCTCCGTCAACACCCCCACCAAGACCCGCGGCCTTGGAGCAGGCAAGGCCGCGGACTTGACTTACTGGGAGAGCGCGGCGCGCATGATCGCTGACGTCTCGGTTTCCGACAAGATCGTGGTCGAGAAATCGACCGTCCCTGTCAAAACTGCTGAGGCCATCGAGAAGATCCTCACCCACAACAGCAAAGGGATCAAGTTCCAGATCCTCTCCAACCCCGAGTTCCTCGCCGAAGGAACCGCCATCGAGGACCTTTTCAAACCGGACCGTGTGCTCATCGGCGGCCGCGAAACCCCAGAAGGGTTCGCGGCCGTGAAAGCCTTGAAAGACATTTATTCCCAGTGGGTACCCGAGGAGAGGATCCTCACCACTAATCTCTGGTCCGCAGAGCTTTCGAAGCTCGCGGCTAACGCCTTCTTAGCTCAGAGGATCTCTTCGGTGAACGCTATGTCAGCTCTCTGCGAAGCAACAGGCGCAAACGTCACTGAGGTGTCCTACGCCGTGGGTAAAGACTCAAGAATCGGTCCTAAGTTCTTGAACTCGAGCGTAGGCTTCGGCGGGTCATGTTTCCAGAAGGACATTCTCAACTTAGTCTACATCTGTGAATGCAACGGCTTACCAGAAGTGGCCGAGTACTGGAAACAAGTCATCAAGATCAACGACTACCAGAAAACAAGATTCGTCAACCGCATCGTCTCCTCGATGTTCAACACCGTCTCCAACAAAAAGATCGCGGTTCTCGGTTTCGCCTTCAAGAAAGACACTGGAGACACTAGAGAGACACCCGCCATCGATGTCTGCAAAGGCCTTATAGGTGACAAGGCTCGTATCAGCATCTACGACCCGCAGGTCACCGAGGAGCAGATCCAGAGAGACTTGACCATGAACAAATTCGACTGGGACCACCCGCTTCACCTCCAGCCAATGAGCCCCACTACTGTGAAGCAAGTCTCGGTGGCTTGGGACGCGTACGCCGCGACCAAGGACGCTCACGGTATCTGTATCTTGACGGAGTGGGATGAGTTCAAGAAGCTGGATTACGAGAAGATCTTTGAGAATATGCAGAAGCCGGCGTTTGTTTTTGACGGGAGGAACGTGGTGGATGCTGAGAAGCTGAGGAAGATTGGGTTTATTGTTTACTCTATTGGTAAGCCGTTGGACCAGTGGCTCAAGGACATGCCTGCTCTTGCCTAA